A single genomic interval of Tsukamurella paurometabola harbors:
- a CDS encoding GGDEF domain-containing protein: MPAPLHPREHDRVAAVKSLRIMDSKPVPDLERIAELSAALCEVPFGSVNIIDFDRHYTAASFGAPRIHASRADSLCALAVADDKVVYAPDAKADARFEGLRFLDLADPPIHLFAAAPICTSDRLPVGTVRVYGSEPRELSERQLRGLEDLADLAMSVLELRSAARTLHSTATTDAITRLPNRHALELMLADDESAAISVVGYADLDRFKRFNDGLGHGAGDEVLRGVARRIDSAMGPDDVVYRVGGDEFVIVSRAPDAVPDELVGRLREAVGRAPITVDGVDIDVSATVGAVFVAEYRSAGDAIAAADAAMYRAKEASRV, from the coding sequence TCGCCGCGGTGAAGTCGCTGCGGATCATGGACTCGAAACCGGTGCCGGACCTCGAGCGGATCGCCGAGCTCTCCGCGGCCCTGTGCGAGGTGCCCTTCGGCTCCGTGAACATCATCGACTTCGACCGGCACTACACGGCCGCGTCGTTCGGCGCGCCGCGGATCCACGCCTCGCGGGCGGATTCGTTGTGCGCGCTCGCCGTCGCGGACGACAAGGTCGTGTACGCGCCCGATGCGAAGGCCGACGCGCGCTTCGAGGGACTGCGGTTCCTCGACCTCGCCGATCCGCCCATCCACCTCTTCGCCGCGGCGCCGATCTGCACGAGTGACCGGCTTCCCGTCGGCACCGTGCGGGTGTACGGGTCCGAGCCGCGGGAACTGTCCGAGCGGCAGCTCCGCGGACTCGAGGATCTCGCCGACCTGGCGATGAGCGTCCTGGAACTGCGCTCGGCCGCCCGCACGCTGCACAGCACCGCCACGACCGACGCGATCACCCGGCTGCCCAACCGGCACGCGCTGGAACTCATGCTCGCGGACGACGAGTCGGCGGCGATCAGCGTGGTGGGCTACGCCGATCTGGACCGGTTCAAGCGGTTCAACGACGGGCTCGGCCACGGCGCCGGCGACGAGGTGCTGCGCGGCGTCGCGCGGCGCATCGACTCGGCGATGGGCCCGGACGACGTGGTCTACCGAGTGGGCGGCGACGAGTTCGTCATCGTCTCCCGCGCGCCGGACGCGGTCCCGGACGAGTTGGTCGGGCGGTTGCGCGAGGCGGTGGGGCGGGCGCCCATCACGGTCGACGGTGTCGACATCGACGTCAGCGCGACGGTGGGCGCGGTCTTCGTGGCGGAGTACCGGAGCGCGGGCGACGCGATCGCCGCCGCGGACGCGGCGATGTACCGCGCCAAGGAGGCCTCGCGGGTCTGA